The following DNA comes from Candidatus Nanosynbacter sp. TM7-074.
TAGGTGATCTCGAGCGTTATTTCTGTATAATGGAATAATGATGAGTATTAAAGAACATCCACCACAGTCGGAAGAGCCTCAGACAGGCGAACCGATTCATGTTCCCGTACTTCTTGAGGTAACCTTGGACAGGTTGCAGCCAGCCAGAGGCGAGAGCTATCTTGACCTGACAGCTGGCTACGGCGGCCACGCCAGGGCTTTTTTGAGAAGGACGGATAATTACTTGGACTCAGTGTTGGTTGATCGCGATGAAAACGCGATTAAAACGCTGGGTGATTTGGCCGAGAAAGGCGCGACGTTGATTCATAAGGATTTTGTGAGCGCAGCGCAGGATTTGGTCAAGCAGGGGCGTACATTTGACGTGATTTTGGCTGATTTGGGGGTGTCGTCACCACAGCTTGACAGAGCAGAGAGAGGTTTTTCGTTTCGGTTTGATGGGCCGCTGGATATGCGGATGGACAATCGGATGGAAACTACGGCAGCGGATATCGTCAATTCGTATTCGGTTGATGAGCTGACGCGGCTGATTACTCGTTACGGTGAGGAGAACCTGGGGCGGGCCAGGCGGATTGCTCAGGCAATTGTTAGCGCCAGACCAATTCAGGGGACGACCGAGCTGGCTGATTTGATCAAGCAAACCGTTGGTCGCGGCGGGATGAAGCATCATCCGGCGACTCGTACTTTTCAGGCATTGCGCATTGAGGTCAATCGCGAGCTTCGGCTAATTGAGGAATTATTGCCACTTTTGCCACGTTTACTTAATAAGGGTGGGCGAGTAGGAATAATTAGCTTTCATAGCTTGGAGGATCGATTGATTAAGCGTTACTTTTCGGAGCAGGCGACGGCTGGATATGAAGCTGAGCTAATTGTCCGAGAGAAAAAACCAGTGTCTGGAACTGAAGATGTTCACAATCCGCGTAGTCGAAGTGCCAAGTTTCGATACGCCGTGAAAAAATAAAACAAAAAGAAGGAGGCAATATGCCAATCCACATCAAAGTAGAATTCCAGAATACAGACAAGGCAGAGACTGTTTCAGTACGCCGCGGCTAAACTAAAGCGTATTCCGGAATATACCTTAGAAAACCAGCCTGTCTGTAGCGGGCGGGCTGGTTTATTATGTTAATATAAAACAGATAAAAATAAAAAGATAGAGACAAATGACAAACACCACCACATTTACTTCACGACGCTCACACGGTCAAATGCGCCGCAATCAGAATTCGACACGCTTTCAGTCTCAGGTCAAACTTGGTCCTGTCGCTCATACAGTGTTAGTGGCATTGATGATTACAGTACTGGGCTTGATTTATTTAACCCAGGCAACACGATTAACAGCCTATGGCTATGAAGCTCAAAATTTAGATTCAAAGATTACT
Coding sequences within:
- the rsmH gene encoding 16S rRNA (cytosine(1402)-N(4))-methyltransferase RsmH is translated as MMSIKEHPPQSEEPQTGEPIHVPVLLEVTLDRLQPARGESYLDLTAGYGGHARAFLRRTDNYLDSVLVDRDENAIKTLGDLAEKGATLIHKDFVSAAQDLVKQGRTFDVILADLGVSSPQLDRAERGFSFRFDGPLDMRMDNRMETTAADIVNSYSVDELTRLITRYGEENLGRARRIAQAIVSARPIQGTTELADLIKQTVGRGGMKHHPATRTFQALRIEVNRELRLIEELLPLLPRLLNKGGRVGIISFHSLEDRLIKRYFSEQATAGYEAELIVREKKPVSGTEDVHNPRSRSAKFRYAVKK